One window of the Nicotiana tabacum cultivar K326 chromosome 4, ASM71507v2, whole genome shotgun sequence genome contains the following:
- the LOC107813509 gene encoding 14 kDa proline-rich protein DC2.15, translated as MAFKTRASVTLFLSLNLLFFVIVSGTDCGSCHHNPPSTGNGGGNGSNTGGSGNGGGSGNGGGSGNGGGSGNGGGSGNGGGGGNGQGRCPRDALKLGVCANLLGGLVGVIVGSPPTLPCCSLIAGLADLEAAVCLCTAIRANVLGINLNVPLSLSLVLNNCGRNPPTGFTC; from the coding sequence ATGGCTTTCAAAACAAGAGCCTCAGTTACCCTTTTCCTCTCCTTGAATCTCCTTTTCTTTGTCATAGTCAGTGGAACTGATTGTGGCTCTTGTCATCATAATCCTCCTAGCACCGGTAATGGTGGTGGCAATGGCAGTAACACTGGTGGCTCGGGCAATGGTGGCGGCTCCGGAAACGGAGGTGGTTCGGGCAATGGTGGCGGCTCCGGCAACGGAGGTGGTTCGGGCAATGGCGGAGGAGGTGGCAATGGACAAGGCAGGTGCCCGAGAGATGCTCTGAAGTTGGGGGTATGTGCAAATTTACTTGGTGGATTGGTGGGAGTGATAGTGGGTTCTCCACCAACTTTGCCGTGCTGCAGCTTGATCGCGGGGCTGGCGGATTTAGAGGCGGCAGTTTGCTTGTGCACAGCCATAAGGGCAAATGTGCTGGGAATAAATCTGAATGTGCCACTCTCTCTTAGCCTTGTTCTCAACAACTGTGGAAGGAATCCTCCTACTGGCTTCACTTGCTAA